From a single Deltaproteobacteria bacterium GWC2_65_14 genomic region:
- a CDS encoding alanine racemase → MGRPTVAEIDLSALRHNYRLLRSLLPHGTSVFAVVKADGYGHGAFPVAKALAEEGARMFGVATVEEGVELRRAGIQAPIVVLGGVDELQAEEAHAHSLSAALFERGQVGYLAREGERRGKPFPVHIKIDTGMGRLGFRTGKEREIVEAVAARPALRVEGFMTHLSSADGTEEEDRLFTRAQLDSFAREIPLVRRTFGEAVSAHALNSAGILRYREFAFDMVRPGITLYGSLPAEGIGGELGLRPVMRLVTRVVSLKDLPDGHPVSYGRRYRCGGTRRIAAIPLGYADGYRRTFSDAAQMSVLGRRAPVAGRVCMDHTMIDVTGIPGVSVGTDVVAMGGEGPSADELARIAGTIPYEILVQVGRRIPRRCIG, encoded by the coding sequence TTGGGTAGACCCACTGTGGCCGAGATCGACCTGTCGGCCCTCCGCCACAACTACCGGCTCCTTCGGTCCCTCCTTCCGCACGGCACCTCCGTGTTCGCCGTCGTGAAGGCGGACGGATACGGGCACGGGGCGTTTCCCGTGGCGAAGGCGCTGGCCGAGGAAGGGGCCAGGATGTTCGGGGTCGCCACGGTCGAGGAGGGGGTGGAGCTCCGGCGGGCCGGGATCCAGGCTCCGATCGTGGTGCTCGGCGGCGTGGACGAACTGCAGGCGGAGGAGGCCCATGCGCACTCTCTTTCCGCGGCCCTCTTCGAGCGGGGGCAGGTCGGGTATCTCGCGCGGGAAGGGGAGAGGCGGGGGAAGCCGTTCCCGGTCCACATCAAGATCGACACGGGGATGGGCCGGCTCGGCTTCCGGACGGGGAAGGAGAGGGAGATCGTGGAGGCGGTGGCGGCCCGTCCGGCTCTCCGGGTCGAGGGGTTCATGACGCACCTCTCCTCGGCCGACGGGACGGAGGAGGAGGACCGGCTGTTCACCCGCGCGCAGCTGGACTCCTTCGCGCGGGAGATCCCGCTGGTGCGCCGGACCTTCGGGGAGGCGGTCAGCGCGCACGCCTTGAACAGCGCGGGGATCCTCCGCTACCGGGAGTTCGCGTTCGACATGGTCCGGCCGGGGATCACCCTGTACGGAAGCCTTCCCGCGGAGGGGATCGGCGGGGAGCTCGGTCTTCGCCCTGTGATGCGCCTGGTCACCCGGGTGGTTTCCCTCAAGGATCTCCCGGACGGCCATCCGGTAAGCTACGGGAGGCGGTACCGCTGCGGGGGGACGCGGCGGATCGCGGCCATCCCCCTGGGCTACGCGGACGGCTACCGCCGGACCTTTTCCGACGCGGCGCAGATGTCGGTCCTGGGCCGGAGGGCGCCGGTCGCCGGCAGGGTGTGCATGGACCACACGATGATCGACGTGACCGGTATCCCGGGCGTGTCCGTGGGGACCGATGTCGTCGCGATGGGGGGGGAGGGGCCCTCGGCCGACGAACTGGCCCGGATCGCCGGCACCATTCCGTACGAGATCCTGGTCCAGGTCGGGCGCCGGATCCCGAGGAGGTGCATTGGCTGA
- a CDS encoding trehalose-6-phosphate synthase translates to MVSNREPVVHERVAEGVRVLRPASGMVAAIEPIVRAVGGTWIAHGSGSADRLVAGERGRIALPPEDPKYVLQRVWLTRAEEDGYYYGLSNTAIWPLCHHVYSRPRFSRCDWDAYRAVNKRFRDAVLEEAGSGPAIVFIQDYHLSLLPRLIKEARPDIKVIQFWHIPWPNRETFRICPFAEELLDGLLGNDLIGFHIQYYCRNFLGTVDRGIESRVDYENFRAFRGGHSTYVRAFPISVDYARIGMDSESPAVRLKMAGFLEELGESNGGKLFVGADRIDYTKGIPERLRAFDLMLRRHPELKAKATLVQLAAPSRTHIEAYRKLNDELDDLIDEINWRHQTETWMPIRFLRGHHDYHAVLAAYRLAHVGLVTSLHDGMNLVAKEFISARTDGDGVLILSIYTGAARELADALLVNSYDIDQMADAMHAAYLMPAEDYRPRMGRMRAQVQGNNVFRWGARIFEESERILAPEVAW, encoded by the coding sequence GTGGTGTCCAACCGGGAGCCGGTCGTGCACGAGCGCGTCGCGGAGGGGGTCAGGGTGCTTCGACCGGCCAGCGGAATGGTGGCCGCCATCGAGCCGATCGTCCGCGCCGTCGGAGGGACCTGGATCGCCCACGGCTCCGGCTCCGCAGACCGGCTCGTGGCAGGCGAGCGTGGCCGCATCGCCCTCCCGCCGGAGGATCCCAAGTACGTGCTTCAGCGCGTCTGGCTCACCCGTGCGGAGGAGGACGGCTATTACTACGGGCTTTCCAACACGGCGATCTGGCCGCTGTGCCACCACGTATACTCGAGGCCGCGCTTTTCACGGTGCGACTGGGATGCCTACAGGGCCGTCAACAAGAGATTCCGTGATGCGGTCCTGGAGGAAGCGGGGTCCGGCCCGGCGATCGTCTTTATCCAGGACTACCATTTGTCCTTATTGCCGCGCCTGATCAAGGAGGCCCGGCCGGACATCAAGGTGATCCAGTTCTGGCACATCCCGTGGCCCAACCGCGAGACGTTCCGCATCTGCCCCTTCGCGGAGGAACTGCTGGACGGTCTCCTCGGGAACGATCTGATCGGGTTCCACATTCAATACTACTGCAGGAATTTCCTCGGCACCGTGGACCGGGGGATCGAATCGCGTGTCGATTACGAGAACTTCCGCGCATTCCGCGGCGGCCATTCGACCTATGTCCGCGCCTTCCCGATCAGCGTGGACTACGCGCGGATCGGGATGGACAGCGAATCTCCGGCCGTAAGACTGAAGATGGCGGGTTTCCTTGAGGAGTTGGGGGAGAGCAACGGGGGGAAGCTTTTCGTCGGCGCCGACCGCATCGATTACACCAAAGGGATCCCGGAGCGCCTGCGCGCCTTCGACCTGATGCTGAGACGTCATCCGGAGTTGAAAGCGAAGGCCACTCTGGTCCAGTTGGCCGCCCCCAGCCGGACCCACATCGAGGCCTACAGGAAATTGAACGATGAGCTGGACGACCTCATCGACGAAATCAACTGGCGCCACCAGACGGAAACCTGGATGCCCATCCGGTTCCTGCGGGGCCACCACGATTATCACGCGGTGCTTGCCGCGTACCGTCTGGCCCATGTCGGGCTCGTGACTTCCCTCCATGACGGGATGAACCTGGTGGCGAAGGAGTTCATCTCCGCCCGCACGGACGGGGATGGGGTCCTCATTCTCTCCATCTACACCGGCGCGGCCCGCGAGCTCGCGGATGCCCTGCTCGTGAACTCGTACGACATCGATCAGATGGCGGATGCGATGCATGCGGCCTATCTCATGCCCGCGGAGGATTACCGGCCGAGGATGGGGAGGATGCGCGCCCAGGTGCAAGGGAACAACGTGTTTCGCTGGGGGGCGAGGATCTTCGAGGAATCGGAACGGATTCTCGCTCCGGAGGTGGCGTGGTGA
- a CDS encoding ABC transporter ATP-binding protein, with protein sequence MIEIRGLCKRFGKNVVLDGVDLDVPRGKNTVVIGGSGTGKSVLIKCVVGLLRADAGQIRIDGEDVTSMDERELVRVRRKFGMLFQGSALFDSMNVGDNVAFSLRRLHNYPERQVRDVVGERLAMVGLRDIQHLMPAELSGGMKKRVGLARAIASEPEILLYDEPTTGLDPIMADVINDLIISLRESLGVTSISITHDMASAYKIADQIAMLYKGRIVEVGTPERIRASENPVVSQFVEGRAQGPITAEHEEFIRFVRRTDDAGAPGGE encoded by the coding sequence GTGATCGAGATCCGGGGGCTCTGCAAGCGGTTCGGAAAGAACGTCGTCCTGGACGGGGTCGACCTGGACGTCCCCCGGGGGAAGAACACCGTGGTCATCGGGGGAAGCGGCACCGGGAAGTCGGTCCTGATCAAGTGCGTGGTGGGACTGCTGCGCGCGGACGCCGGGCAGATCCGGATCGACGGGGAGGACGTGACCTCGATGGACGAGCGGGAGCTGGTCCGGGTCCGCCGGAAGTTCGGGATGCTGTTCCAGGGGTCGGCCCTCTTCGACTCGATGAACGTGGGGGACAACGTGGCCTTCTCCCTGCGGCGGCTGCATAACTACCCGGAGCGGCAGGTCCGGGACGTCGTGGGGGAGAGGCTCGCGATGGTCGGGCTGCGGGACATCCAGCACCTGATGCCGGCGGAGCTGTCGGGCGGGATGAAGAAGCGGGTGGGGCTGGCCCGGGCGATCGCATCGGAGCCGGAGATCCTGCTGTACGACGAGCCGACGACGGGGCTCGACCCGATCATGGCCGACGTGATCAACGACCTGATCATCTCCCTGCGGGAGTCGCTGGGGGTGACTTCCATCTCGATCACGCACGACATGGCCTCCGCCTACAAGATCGCGGACCAGATCGCGATGCTGTATAAGGGAAGGATCGTCGAGGTGGGCACGCCCGAGCGGATCCGCGCCTCGGAGAACCCGGTCGTGTCCCAGTTCGTCGAGGGCCGGGCGCAGGGGCCCATCACGGCGGAGCACGAGGAGTTCATCCGGTTCGTCCGCCGGACGGACGACGCGGGGGCGCCAGGAGGGGAATGA
- a CDS encoding ABC transporter permease, translating to MVEDLGGIFRLFLQCAVWTFRPPSEIRNIVKQMEEVGIHSLPVVLVTATFTGMVIALQSFSGFQRFQATSFVGSVVALSITRELGPVFAGLMVSGRVGASMAAELGTMKVTEQIDALVTLATNPVKYLVVPRVVASTLVLPVLVIFADLVGILGGYFVSVYLLGANPYVYTEKTFQYLELRDIYTGLAKAAVFGFLIALISCYHGFIAEGGAEGVGRATTRAVVASSMMVLVSDYFMTSFMF from the coding sequence ATGGTCGAGGACCTCGGGGGGATCTTCCGGCTCTTCCTCCAGTGCGCCGTCTGGACCTTCCGCCCCCCTTCCGAGATCCGGAACATCGTCAAGCAGATGGAGGAGGTCGGGATCCATTCCCTGCCGGTCGTGCTCGTGACCGCCACATTCACGGGGATGGTGATCGCCCTCCAGAGCTTCTCCGGCTTCCAGCGCTTCCAGGCGACCAGCTTCGTCGGATCGGTGGTCGCCCTCTCGATCACCCGGGAGCTGGGCCCCGTCTTCGCCGGACTCATGGTGTCGGGGCGGGTGGGGGCCTCCATGGCGGCCGAGCTGGGGACGATGAAGGTCACGGAGCAGATCGACGCCCTGGTGACGCTGGCCACCAACCCGGTGAAATACCTCGTCGTCCCCCGCGTGGTGGCGTCGACCCTCGTCCTGCCGGTCCTGGTGATCTTCGCCGACCTGGTGGGCATCCTCGGCGGCTACTTCGTGTCGGTCTATCTCCTGGGCGCGAACCCCTACGTGTACACGGAGAAGACCTTCCAGTACCTGGAGCTGCGGGACATCTACACGGGGCTGGCCAAGGCGGCGGTCTTCGGGTTCCTGATCGCGCTGATCTCCTGCTACCACGGCTTCATCGCCGAGGGAGGGGCGGAAGGGGTCGGCCGGGCGACGACCCGCGCGGTGGTGGCTTCCTCGATGATGGTCCTGGTGTCCGACTACTTCATGACCTCCTTCATGTTCTAA